From the Halanaerobiales bacterium genome, the window TATTACTCAGACTCTATTTTATTTTACAGAACATCAATTTAGAGAGAGTGAGGTGGATGATAAAGAATTACTGATTTTTGCAAGACCATGTGATATTAATGGATTTAAACGAATGGATAAAATATTTTTAGAAAACGGAGACTTTTCTGATAAATATTATAAAAGAATGAGAGATAAAGTTAATTTTGCTCTAATGGAATGCCAGGAAGGTGGTTGGGACAGTTGTTTTTGTGTATCAATGGGATCGAATGAAACTGATGATTATAGTCTGGGCTTTAGATTTAATGAAGATAATTTAAAAATAGAAGTTAAAGATAATGATTTTTTGAATTTTTTTGAAAATGAATCTGAAATAGATTTCAGTCCAGAATTTGTTGAAGAAAACAATACCAAAGTAAATATTCCAGAAATTGATAGCGAAGAAATTTTACAGCAAGTATATGATTTAGATATGTGGGAAGAATATAATGATCGTTGTGAAAGTTGTGGAGCCTGTACTGCTTCCTGTGTAACATGTAGTTGTTTTACTACCAGAGATGTTACCTATACTGAAAATGGCAAGGCTGGAGAGCGAAGAAGAAATTGGGCCAGTTGTTTACATGAGGATTTTACAGAAATGGCTGGAGGACATAGTTTTAGAGAAACACCTGCAGAGAGAATGAGATTTAGAACACTTCATAAAATATATGATTATAAAGAAAGATTTGGAGAAGATCATATGTGTGTAGGTTGTGGTCGTTGTACAGATGCATGTAATGAATTAATATCTTTTTCAAGTACAATAAATAAGCTAAGTGAAGCTGTGCAAAATCTTAAAGCTTAGATAGGAGGGTTAATATGTGTAAAAGTAAAGAAGATAATGAATTAAGACCTGAGCCATTTGAAATATTGGATATAAATCCTCAGACAGATAAAGAATATATTTTTAGAGTTAAATGTGATAAAGAAGTTAAACCTGGACAATTTTTTCAAATTTCACTACCTAAAATAGGTGAGGCTCCTATTTCTGTAAGTGGAATTGGAGATGATTATTTAGAATTTACTATAAGAAAAGTTGGAAAATTAACTAATGAAACTTTTGATTTAAAAGAAGGTGATGATCTATTTTTACGTGGTCCTTACGGAAATCATTTTCCACT encodes:
- the asrA gene encoding anaerobic sulfite reductase subunit AsrA, producing MSFKVNYEKMDQIFNELKKDYKVYAPVRLKGQGRYSDTDVTRYKEIDSVSEIVYDEKSDFSPKEVIHPITQTLFYFTEHQFRESEVDDKELLIFARPCDINGFKRMDKIFLENGDFSDKYYKRMRDKVNFALMECQEGGWDSCFCVSMGSNETDDYSLGFRFNEDNLKIEVKDNDFLNFFENESEIDFSPEFVEENNTKVNIPEIDSEEILQQVYDLDMWEEYNDRCESCGACTASCVTCSCFTTRDVTYTENGKAGERRRNWASCLHEDFTEMAGGHSFRETPAERMRFRTLHKIYDYKERFGEDHMCVGCGRCTDACNELISFSSTINKLSEAVQNLKA